GAAGACATCGGTGTTGTTGAACTGGCCGAGTGCAAACTCAGCCACCGTGTTGGGTGGCTGACCATTCCTCGCACAGACAAGCTCGCCGCCGCAGTCGCCTGTTTGGCACGAGCCGTTTCCGTTGGCATCAAATATGCAGCCTGTGCGCCCACACACGACCACCAGCGGTGCCAGCAGGCACGTCCAGTGTCCACCACTTGCCCGGATCAAGCTGCATGCCGCCGCCCACCGGCACAGCGGCGGGCCACACGGTGTAGGAGCATTGGTTGGTGATGTTCAATGTGGCGCCCTCATTGGTGACAAGGAGAAACAGGAGGAGGAGAGGCAGGAGGTGGAAAGCTGGAGAGATACTCACCGCTGCCATTTGTGTTACAGTTTGATTTTCATTGGTTAAGATGATTCATATATAATAATTGTTATGGATAAGAGCTTGGATGAAGCTGGCTGGCTTCTCAACCAAGCGGCCAAAATATCTCAACCACCATAAATTGTGATGCATACGAATGGGAAGGGTAGCCAAACACTAGTTATCTTGAATCCCTGACCAGCACTGAAAGAATATAAACCACACATCTTCCTCTGGAGTCAAAGAAAGCAGCGTGTACCTATGGTCTAGAGTAAAAGTCAACTTGGCAGCTGCATCTATCTGCAACCTCTTGTTACTGTGCACTGAGAGATTTAACCATAGCCATGTCTTATTTTACACTTGATTCTCGGGTTAGTGTcggcctatgacaagagcatggCCGGTTCAATTTGATAGCGAGTCTAACCTGGATCTCTGATCCTAGCAATCTCTCACTCATGTAAGGATTCGGGAACCCCGCAATGAGGTGACAGCGAACACCTTGCTATGGTGAGAATGGCTAGTCGACTAAACCACGTCACGGATGAAAACAATCCACAACGCGGCATATATGGTAATCACAATTTATTAATAGGCCTTCTGCCTATTGCTAAGTTGCAAACTGTTGTCAAGTGAAATCTGCTGCCATAATGCCATAGCCTGACAAACATCATTGATCTTTCAATGAGAAGGAGTGTCTAAAACACACGGATCATGTACACTTGAAAGTAAGCATTAACTTCTCATGTACCAACTACTACTTCACACTTCAATTTTTTTACGCCATACAGTTTACTGTGGGAATGCTTATTGAGTTAAAACCAAATCTCATAGACAATAGTCATTATTGTGGCACACCGAACAATTTTCAGAATCACTAACATGTTCCTCTACAATTGTGTCACAGGGCGGACACGGGATGAAATAGGTGGGTTGGGCGGCATTTCATCGAATCTGGAAGCTTTCTGGTAACATATTCACTAATTTTTCCATGGATGGGTGATATTCTGCAAGCATACGTATGTTGTATATCAGAGAAGGTTTGCAATATTactgatactccctccgttcctaaatatttgtatttttagagttcaaatagactaccacatacggatgtatatagacatattttgaagtgtagattcactcattttgctccgtatgtagtcacttgttgaaatctctagaaagacaaatatttaggaacagagggagtatatgcAAGGGTGAAATATACTGATATATGGGGCTCAAATCATCGGTGTAGGGGGAAACCACACACTATATTTTGATTGCAAGACACAACTCACCGGCACCACATATGAAAGTCCATTAGGACAAATCCCTCTTTGTTAATGTGATGATGGGTTCTTAGCCCTCTTGATGCAGCTCGATTTCAAGAAGCAACAGTTCACATAATCACATTAGCAATTCAGATCTGTCAATATTAATAATCTGGATGTTATAAGATGCTGAAATTTGCCCCCACTCCACAGTCCACCACTTGCCCGGATCAAGCTGCATGCCGCCGCCCACCGGCACAGCGGCCAGCCACACGGTGTAGGAGCATTGGTTGGTGATGTTTAATGTGGTGCCCTCATTGGTGGCAAGGAGAAACAGGAGGAGGAGAGGCAGTATGTGGAGAGCTGAAGAGATACTCACCACTGCCATTCGTATTATGATTTTCATTGGTTAAAATGATATATAATTTATTTGGTATGGATAAGGGCTTGGAGGAAGCAGCCTGGCCTCTCAACCAAGAGGCTACCATAACTTGTGATGCATGCCAACCGAGAAGGGAAGCCAAAGACTTGTTATCTTGGTTCCCTGGCCAGCACTGAAAGAATTTAAACAATCTTTCTCTGGAGTCAAAGACAACTGCGTGTAGCTATGATCTAGAGGCAAAAACACTCTGTAAGAACTTGGCAGATGCATCTATGTGCAACCTCTTATTACTGTGCACTGTCAGATTTTACTATTCATGTCTTCTTATAAAACCATAGCCATGTTTTATTTATACTTGCTGATTCTCGGGTGAGTGTTGTCAGCCTATGACGAGAGCACAACCGGATGAATTTGATAGCGAGCCTGACCTGGAATAATGAGGCGACACTCGTGTAAGGATTAGGGGACTGAGTAATGAGGTGACAGAGAACACCTTGCTATGGTGAGGATGGCTACTTGGCTAGTCATCTACACCATGTCAAGGATGAATAAAGCCACACAAGCGACTAGCTAATGCTTCCTTTCCATTGGAAGAAAGTTGTTAACATTTTGTATGGTGCATATAGCTCTTTTCATTGGCGATTGGACTTGgagaagttgcacaacaagaaaAGAGCAAGACCAAGAAACTCAAGGTATTAATGCAAATTCTTACTTGAAAatgaagcattacatgtctgtcTTACAAGACTACAATAGTATATTTTAGTAATATGAATATACAATTATGCATGCCTGCTACTTTTCCTTGAAAACTGCTGTTATAGGCTGATAGATGCCTTGTATGCTTCAAAAATCAGTTCTGAGTAACCCGTGTTCACTGCCCTGTATGGAGTCCATACAAAACGCAAAACGCTTGCCTAACTCCAGCGCTTAAAATTTCCTTGCACATATTAATTCTCTATCCTCTTTGTCCCCGCCCCCTCTTTTACCTAGGGCCAGATAAGCCGGAGGCTAGGGGTGGACTTGAGAACATCACATTTCCAGCAATACCATAGCTTGCTGGACTTGTTGCAACGAAGTTATGGTCTATATTGGTATCTGCATTCATGGTACCTTCCAAGACTTCGACGACTTGAGACATTTTAGGCCTTTTTTTAAAATCAATTTGCAAGCACCACATTGCGAGCTTCATCATCTGAATTACTTCTTCCTTGTGTACTTGCATGGTAGCATTGTGCTTATCAATCAAATCTACCAAACAATCACACTTCACCTTCTCTTGCAATAGGGTAATAAGATGCATGCTCTCTTCAAACAGGGAAGTGTCAAGGTTCTTTCTTCCACTGACGATTTCCATGATCACAATGCCAAAGCTGTATACGTCGGCTTTTTCTGAGATTTGCATTGTCAACCATTCAGGAGCCAAATATCCTCGTGTGCCTCTCATTCTAGTAATCACTTGGCTCTTATCCCTATTTATAAGCTTACACAATCCAAAATCAGAAAGTTTAGCATTGAAATCATCATCTAATAGGATATTTTGTGGTTTGACATCCAAATGAGCAATTATGTCCATGCACTCCTCATGGAGATAAGAGAGGGCCTTAGCTATCTGAATAATAATTTTGTGCCGCATCCTCCAATCTAGCCGAGGAGTAGTATTATCACCTCGAGAATAAATCCACCTGTCCAAGGATCCTTTGGGCATATACTCATACACCAAGAGTTTGTATGATTTCTCTGCACAGAAACCAATCAGTCTCACAAGATTGATATGATGTATGCTACCAATTGTTTGAATTTCTGCCAGAAATTCTGTATTTCCCTGACCAGTTTGATCCAGACACTTCACTGCAATTATGTCCTCACCAAACTGTCCCTTGAAAACAGGTCCAAatcctccttctccaagcttgtgTATGAATTGCTCGGTTGCTACATTTAATTGTTGAAATGTGAACCTCATTGGTGTTCCTTGGAGCTCCCCGAGCTCTTCCTCAGCCATCTCCCTGCGCCACTGTCGTCTTCTTCGTATAGATACGAAGCATTTATATATCAACCAGGGCATGATGCAGAACAGTGCCATGaggaaaataaattcaaaaataATTAGATAGACTAAAACTAGTGCCTCTACCTTCCCTGAAGTTGAGGGACAGAAAACGACCTGGTAGTTAGTGCCTGTCGGGCAAGTCAAAGTGCTCGAGGAATAATCCATGGGGTAGTTGCAGTGTATCCCCTTGTTGCAGTCTGGCCCTCCCTGGGCTGGCATCGGTAGAAATTCCATGGGCACGTTGAAGCCGAGGACGAGGGAGATGTTGAAGACATCCGTGTTGTTGAACCGGCCGAGTGCAAACTCAGCCACCGTGTTGGGTGGCTGACCGTTCCTCGCACAAGCAAGCATGCCGCCACAGTCGCCCGTTTGGCACGAGCCGTTTCCTTTGGCATCAAATATGCAGCCCGTTCGCGCCCACACACAACCAGCAGCAGTGCCAGCAGGCATGTCCAATATCCACCACTTGCCCGGATCAAGCTGCATGCCGCCGCCCATCGGCACAATGGCCGGCCACACGGTGTAGGAGCATTGGTTGGTGATGTTTAATGTGGCACCCTCATTGGTGGCAAGGAGAAACAGGAGGATGAGAGGCAGGAGGTGGAGAGCTGGAGAGATGCTCACCGCTGCCATTCATGTTATGATTTGATTTTCATTGGTTAAGATGACTTACATATATATATTGTTTGGTATGGATAAGAGCTTGAGGAAGCTGGCTGGCTTCTCAACCAAGCGGCCAAAATATCTCATTCACCATAACTTGTGGTGCATACGAACGGAGAAGGGCAGCCAAACACTCGTTATCTTGGATCCCTGACCAGCACTGAAAGAATTTAAACCACACATCTTCCTCTGGAGTCAAATAAAGCAGCATGTACCTATGGTCTAGAGTCAAAGTCAACTTGGCAGTTGCATCTATGTGCAACCTCCTGTTAATGTGCACTGAGAGATTTAACCATACATGCCTTCTTTTTAACCATAGCCATGTCTTATTTTACACTTGCTGATTCTCGGGTGAGCGTcggcctatgacaagagcatggCCGGCTGAATTT
The sequence above is drawn from the Triticum urartu cultivar G1812 unplaced genomic scaffold, Tu2.1 TuUngrouped_contig_6179, whole genome shotgun sequence genome and encodes:
- the LOC125530253 gene encoding G-type lectin S-receptor-like serine/threonine-protein kinase SD2-5 isoform X2; its protein translation is MAAVSISPALHLLPLILLFLLATNEGATLNITNQCSYTVWPAIVPMGGGMQLDPGKWWILDMPAGTAAGCVWARTGCIFDAKGNGSCQTGDCGGMLACARNGQPPNTVAEFALGRFNNTDVFNISLVLGFNVPMEFLPMPAQGGPDCNKGIHCNYPMDYSSSTLTCPTGTNYQWRREMAEEELGELQGTPMRFTFQQLNVATEQFIHKLGEGGFGPVFKGQFGEDIIAVKCLDQTGQGNTEFLAEIQTIGSIHHINLVRLIGFCAEKSYKLLVYEYMPKGSLDRWIYSRGDNTTPRLDWRMRHKIIIQIAKALSYLHEECMDIIAHLDVKPQNILLDDDFNAKLSDFGLCKLINRDKSQVITRMRGTRGYLAPEWLTMQISEKADVYSFGIVIMEIVSGRKNLDTSLFEESMHLITLLQEKVKCDCLVDLIDKHNATMQVHKEEVIQMMKLAMWCLQIDFKKRPKMSQVVEVLEGTMNADTNIDHNFVATSPASYGIAGNVMFSSPPLASGLSGPR
- the LOC125530253 gene encoding G-type lectin S-receptor-like serine/threonine-protein kinase SD2-5 isoform X1, with product MAAVSISPALHLLPLILLFLLATNEGATLNITNQCSYTVWPAIVPMGGGMQLDPGKWWILDMPAGTAAGCVWARTGCIFDAKGNGSCQTGDCGGMLACARNGQPPNTVAEFALGRFNNTDVFNISLVLGFNVPMEFLPMPAQGGPDCNKGIHCNYPMDYSSSTLTCPTGTNYQVVFCPSTSGKWRREMAEEELGELQGTPMRFTFQQLNVATEQFIHKLGEGGFGPVFKGQFGEDIIAVKCLDQTGQGNTEFLAEIQTIGSIHHINLVRLIGFCAEKSYKLLVYEYMPKGSLDRWIYSRGDNTTPRLDWRMRHKIIIQIAKALSYLHEECMDIIAHLDVKPQNILLDDDFNAKLSDFGLCKLINRDKSQVITRMRGTRGYLAPEWLTMQISEKADVYSFGIVIMEIVSGRKNLDTSLFEESMHLITLLQEKVKCDCLVDLIDKHNATMQVHKEEVIQMMKLAMWCLQIDFKKRPKMSQVVEVLEGTMNADTNIDHNFVATSPASYGIAGNVMFSSPPLASGLSGPR